gctcaccaccgccacctgGTCATACTCCTCCGCCTTGGGGTGGGCCAGAAACCCAGGCACATGGGTCGCCGAGCAGGCTGGCGAGAACGCGGCGGGGACACCGATGAGGATcatcttgttgagcttggaggcTTCATCGGCGAGGTTGACCTTGTTGCCGGGGGAGGACTCGTGGAGGATGGCGCCGACGTCGGGGAGGGGCTGGCCCGGCTTGATGAACCGGGTCGTGGTGGTAGAGAAAGCTCTAAGGGGGGTGGTAGCGGGGCGGAGGGCCGCGCGGGcgagggggcggaggagggacaTCCTTGTGGTGATATTCAGTT
The sequence above is a segment of the Podospora pseudoanserina strain CBS 124.78 chromosome 5, whole genome shotgun sequence genome. Coding sequences within it:
- a CDS encoding hypothetical protein (COG:O; EggNog:ENOG503P1V3), with product MSLLRPLARAALRPATTPLRAFSTTTTRFIKPGQPLPDVGAILHESSPGNKVNLADEASKLNKMILIGVPAAFSPACSATHVPGFLAHPKAEEYDQVAVVSVNDVFVMKAWGDVLNPEGRENVRFLADPSGEFTKALDMLWDGKAIFGNERSKRFTIIVEGGKVKSVAVEPDNTGTSVSLAENVLGKA